From one Comamonas piscis genomic stretch:
- a CDS encoding Bug family tripartite tricarboxylate transporter substrate binding protein: protein MDMIERRHFLTTLAAAAGAASVPQWAQAQTAYPNKPVRVIVPFAAGGTTDVVARLVMQKMGELMKGTFVIDNRGGANGMIGTGEVARAQADGYTLLFNTAGAQTLSPVIYKAPYEAAASFAPVAKVCSVGFIIIARKDLPANSLQELIALAQNKDKPLTASSGSAIINLITEQFKHVIKAPQIINAQYKGTSPQMQAVVSGEVDFSFDSFAAVEMIKAGKVKALAVVLPQRAASFPDVPTLVELGIKDMEFSSWAGLLAPKGTPKEIVAALSQNIDKVMQMPDVLAKLKQYDYIPVKTTPEVFAQQIQAETDRWKQVVKETGFKIE, encoded by the coding sequence ATGGACATGATTGAGCGCCGCCACTTCCTCACTACCCTTGCGGCCGCCGCGGGCGCCGCCAGCGTGCCGCAATGGGCGCAGGCGCAAACGGCCTACCCCAACAAGCCGGTGCGCGTGATCGTGCCCTTTGCCGCAGGCGGTACGACCGATGTGGTGGCCCGGTTGGTGATGCAGAAGATGGGCGAGCTGATGAAGGGCACCTTTGTCATCGACAACCGGGGCGGTGCCAACGGCATGATCGGCACCGGCGAAGTAGCCCGCGCACAGGCTGATGGCTACACCCTGCTGTTCAACACCGCCGGTGCCCAAACCCTGAGCCCGGTGATCTACAAGGCGCCCTATGAGGCGGCCGCCAGCTTTGCGCCGGTGGCCAAGGTCTGCTCGGTGGGCTTCATCATCATTGCCCGCAAAGATCTGCCTGCCAACAGCTTGCAAGAGCTGATAGCGCTGGCGCAGAACAAGGACAAGCCGCTGACGGCCTCGTCGGGCAGCGCCATCATCAACCTGATCACCGAGCAGTTCAAGCATGTGATCAAGGCACCGCAGATCATCAATGCCCAGTACAAGGGCACCAGCCCGCAGATGCAGGCTGTCGTCTCGGGTGAGGTGGATTTCTCCTTCGACTCCTTTGCTGCGGTGGAGATGATCAAGGCCGGCAAGGTCAAGGCACTGGCGGTGGTGCTGCCCCAGCGTGCCGCGTCCTTCCCCGATGTGCCCACCCTCGTCGAGCTGGGCATCAAGGACATGGAATTCAGCTCCTGGGCGGGCTTGCTCGCCCCCAAGGGCACGCCTAAGGAGATCGTCGCTGCGCTGTCGCAGAACATCGACAAGGTCATGCAGATGCCCGATGTGCTGGCCAAGCTCAAGCAGTACGACTACATCCCCGTGAAGACCACGCCCGAGGTGTTTGCCCAACAGATCCAGGCGGAAACCGACCGCTGGAAACAGGTGGTCAAGGAAACCGGCTTCAAGATCGAATAA
- a CDS encoding DUF4148 domain-containing protein, translated as MNARILAIAATLALGASVAQANPFEGEHSVAPQASATSAVSRADVQAQLVEARKTNMMIAQGNQSTMNAYELGKGQLSRAEVTQAARQALANGSILEGE; from the coding sequence ATGAACGCACGTATTCTCGCTATCGCCGCTACTCTGGCCCTGGGTGCCTCCGTTGCTCAAGCCAACCCCTTTGAAGGTGAGCACTCCGTCGCTCCTCAAGCGTCTGCTACCAGCGCTGTGAGCCGCGCTGATGTGCAAGCCCAGTTGGTCGAAGCCCGCAAGACCAACATGATGATTGCCCAAGGCAACCAATCCACGATGAACGCCTACGAACTGGGCAAGGGCCAACTGAGCCGCGCTGAAGTGACCCAAGCTGCTCGCCAAGCCCTGGCCAACGGTTCGATCCTGGAAGGCGAATAA